From Lacerta agilis isolate rLacAgi1 chromosome Z, rLacAgi1.pri, whole genome shotgun sequence, the proteins below share one genomic window:
- the LOC117040273 gene encoding gamma-aminobutyric acid receptor subunit alpha-3-like: MALTRVWAIPPLCVTSLGILLLVYALPAEGLAQKHGPDIIDDDNKDNITIFTRILDRLLDGYDNRLRPGLGDTVTEVKTNIYVTSFGPVSDTDMEYTIDVFFRQSWRDERLKFDGPMKILPLNNLLASKIWTPDTFFHNGKKSVAHNMTTPNKLLRLVDNGTLLYTMRLTIHAECPMHLEDFPMDVHACPLKFGSYAYTKTEVIYTWTHGKVEVAEEGSRLNQYDLLGHNVGRDSIESSTGTYIVMTTYFHLKRKIGYFVIQTYLPCIMTVILSQVSFWLNRESVPARTVFGVTTVLTMTTLSISARNSLPKVAYATAMDWFMAVCYAFVFSALIEFAAVNYFTKRSWSWDGKKVLEAQELKKKEPVMLAKKTNNTYNIVGTTYALNITKEPGLPTIAKSASATTATPVTAAAAAAAAAPPKVARLEEKPPENKKTYNSVSKVDKMSRIVFPVLFTIFNMVYWATYVNRESAIKGMIPKE; the protein is encoded by the exons ATGGCATTGACAAGGGTCTGGGCCATACCCCCGCTCTGTGTGACTAGCCTTGGGATTCTGCTGCTGGTTTATGCTCTCCCTGCAGAAGG ACTCGCTCAAAAGCATGGCCCGGATATTATCGATGATGACAACAAAGACAACATCACCATCTTCACACGCATCCTGGACCGGCTGCTGGATGGATATGACAACCGACTGAGACCTGGGCTTGGAG ATACAGTAACTGAAGTCAAGACCAACATTTATGTAACAAGTTTTGGGCCCGTCTCGGACACAGACATG GAGTACACAATTGATGTATTCTTCCGGCAGTCCTGGCGAGATGAGAGGCTTAAGTTTGATGGCCCCATGAAGATCCTCCCCCTCAACAACCTGTTGGCCAGCAAGATCTGGACTCCGGACACCTTTTTCCACAATGGCAAGAAATCGGTGGCTCACAACATGACCACACCCAACAAGCTTCTTCGACTGGTGGACAATGGTACCCTCCTCTACACCATGAG ATTGACCATTCATGCGGAGTGTCCGATGCACCTGGAGGACTTCCCAATGGATGTGCATGCCTGTCCACTAAAGTTTGGGAGCT ATGCTTACACCAAGACAGAGGTGATCTACACCTGGACCCATGGGAAAGTGGAGGTGGCCGAAGAAGGCTCCCGCCTGAATCAGTACGACCTCCTTGGCCACAATGTGGGGAGAGACTCCATTGAATCCAGCACAG GAACCTACATTGTGATGACAACTTACTTCCACCTTAAGCGTAAAATTGGGTATTTTGTGATCCAGACCTACTTACCCTGCATCATGACAGTCATCCTCTCCCAAGTCTCTTTCTGGCTCAACAGAGAGAGTGTTCCAGCACGGACAGTGTTTG GGGTCACCACGGTCCTGACCATGACTACCCTGAGCATCAGTGCAAGAAACTCCTTGCCCAAAGTGGCATACGCAACGGCCATGGACTGGTTCATGGCTGTCTGTTATGCCTTTGTGTTCTCTGCACTGATTGAGTTTGCTGCCGTCAACTACTTCACAAAACGCAGCTGGTCTTGGGATGGCAAGAAGGTTCTGGAGGCCCAGGAATTGAAG AAAAAGGAGCCCGTCATGCTGGCAAAGAAGACCAACAACACCTACAACATTGTTGGCACAACGTATGCCCTCAACATCACCAAGGAGCCAGGCCTGCCCACCATTGCCAAGAGTGCATCAGCAACTACAGCCACACCTGTCacggctgcggctgctgctgctgctgctgcacccccAAAGGTGGCCCGGTTGGAAGAGAAGCCCCCTGAGAACAAGAAGACCTACAACAGTGTCAGCAAGGTAGACAAAATGTCCCGCATCGTCTTTCCGGTCTTGTTCACCATTTTCAACATGGTGTACTGGGCGACGTACGTCAACCGGGAGTCGGCTATCAAGGGCATGATCCCCAAGGAATGA